A DNA window from Sordaria macrospora chromosome 4, complete sequence contains the following coding sequences:
- a CDS encoding 60S ribosomal protein eL32, with protein sequence MVAAKKHVPIVKKRSKGFMRHQSDRFMRVAAAWRKPKGIDNRVRRRFRGTLAMPSIGYGSNKKTRHMMPSGHKAFLVSNVKDVELLLMHNKTYAAEIAHNVSSRKRIEIIARAKQLSVKVTNAKAKVTTEV encoded by the exons ATGGTTGCCGCCAAGAAGCACGTCCCGATCGTTAAGAAGC GCTCTAAGGGCTTCATGCGCCACCAGAGTGATCGCTTTATGCGTGTGGCTGCAGCATGGCGCAAACCCAAGGGTATCGATAACCGCGTCCGCCGTCGCTTCAGGGGCACTCTTGCTATGCCCTCG ATCGGCTATGGCTCCAACAAGAAGACCCGCCACATGATGCCCTCCGGCCACAAGGCTTTCCTCGTCAGCAACGTCAAGGAtgtcgagctcctcctcatgCACAACAAGACCTATGCTGCTGA GATTGCCCACAACGTCTCTTCCCGCAAGCGCATCGAGATCATCGCTCGTGCCAAGCAGCTCTCCGTCAAGGTCACCaacgccaaggccaaggttaCCACCGAGGTTTAA
- a CDS encoding 40S ribosomal protein uS13, whose protein sequence is MSLVSGEKSNFNHILRLLNTNVDGKQKVVYSLTKIKGVGRRYSNLVCKKADVDLSKRAGELTSEELERIVTIMQNPTAYKIPAWFLNRQRDIVDGKDSQILANGVDSKLRDDLERLKKIRAHRGLRHYWGLRVRGQHTKTTGRRGRTVGVSKKKGN, encoded by the exons ATGTCTCTTgtgtccggcgagaag AGCAACTTCAACCACATCTTGCGTctgctcaacaccaa CGTTGACGGCAAGCAGAAGGTCGTTTACTCCTTGACCAAGATCAAGGGTGTCGGTCGCCGCTACTCCAACCTTGTCTGCAAGAAGGCCGATGTCGACCTGAGCAAGCGTGCCGGTGAGCTCACCTCTGAGGAGCTTGAGCGCATCGTCACCATCATGCAGAACCCCACCGCCTACAAGATCCCTGCC TGGTTCCTCAACAGGCAGCGCGATATCGTCGACGGCAAGGACTCTCAGATCCTCGCCAACGGTGTCGACTCCAAGCTCCGTGACGATCTTGAGCGCCTCAAGAAGATCCGTGCCCACCGTGGTCTCCGTCACTACTGGGGCCTCCGTGTCCGCGGTCAGCACACCAAGACCACTGGCCGCCGCGGTCGCACCGTCGGTgtctccaagaagaagggcaactAA